One Thiocapsa bogorovii DNA segment encodes these proteins:
- the xseA gene encoding exodeoxyribonuclease VII large subunit: MPLQRPARAFDDDRDIYSVARLASEVRAVLDGSFPVLWVQGELSNLAQPASGHIYFTLKDAAAQVRCAMFRHKRMLLNFRPANGQEVLVRGRASFFEPRGDFQLVIDYMEPGGEGALRLEFERLKRKLAAEGLFDEAVKRPIPAFPRQVGLITSPSGAAVRDLLAVLKRRFAALPVVIYPAQVQGEAAPASLRAALAAANARAECDVLILARGGGSLEDLHAFNNEALARAIRASAIPVVTGVGHESDISIADLVADRRGATPSAAAELVAPSGEHLRHRLVALSRRLDAAHARLRVAAGQRLNAVARHLALLHPSARLQQRAQRLDQLEQRLVSLLSNRLVQARSRLRPAAARLMPASPGRRLAGLGIGVDALAERLARARARLAETRSERLLRAVAGLEARSPLATLARGYAIVTRLQDGAIVRAPEQAPSGTRIEARLARGRLIAVVESESSA; encoded by the coding sequence ATGCCACTCCAACGACCCGCCCGTGCCTTTGACGATGATCGCGACATCTACAGCGTCGCCCGACTGGCGAGCGAGGTCCGCGCCGTGCTCGACGGGAGTTTCCCCGTGCTCTGGGTTCAAGGCGAGCTGTCGAATCTGGCCCAGCCGGCCTCCGGCCATATCTATTTCACGCTGAAGGATGCGGCGGCGCAGGTCCGATGCGCCATGTTTCGTCACAAGCGGATGCTCTTGAATTTCCGCCCGGCCAACGGTCAAGAGGTGCTGGTTCGCGGTCGGGCGAGCTTCTTCGAGCCGCGCGGCGATTTTCAGTTGGTGATCGATTACATGGAGCCGGGTGGCGAGGGTGCCCTTCGGCTCGAATTCGAGCGCCTGAAGCGAAAATTGGCCGCGGAAGGCCTCTTCGACGAGGCCGTCAAACGTCCGATTCCGGCATTTCCGCGACAGGTGGGTCTGATCACCTCGCCGAGCGGTGCGGCCGTGCGTGACCTGCTCGCCGTCTTGAAGCGCCGGTTCGCGGCCTTGCCCGTGGTGATCTATCCGGCTCAGGTGCAGGGCGAGGCCGCACCGGCGTCGCTCCGCGCCGCGTTGGCGGCGGCGAATGCCCGCGCCGAGTGCGACGTGCTCATCCTGGCCCGCGGCGGGGGCTCTCTCGAAGATCTGCATGCCTTCAACAACGAGGCCCTCGCGCGGGCGATCCGCGCCTCAGCCATCCCCGTCGTCACCGGAGTCGGGCACGAGAGCGACATCAGCATCGCCGATCTCGTCGCCGACCGACGCGGGGCGACCCCGTCGGCCGCGGCCGAGCTGGTGGCGCCCTCGGGCGAGCATCTGCGCCACCGGCTCGTCGCCTTGAGTCGGCGTCTGGACGCGGCCCATGCGCGTCTCCGGGTCGCCGCCGGCCAACGGCTGAACGCCGTCGCGCGACACTTGGCATTGCTCCACCCGTCAGCGCGTCTTCAGCAGCGCGCCCAGCGTCTTGATCAGCTCGAACAGCGTTTGGTTTCGCTCCTGTCGAACCGGCTGGTGCAGGCTCGGTCCCGATTGCGCCCGGCGGCGGCACGCCTGATGCCCGCCTCGCCGGGGCGACGGTTGGCGGGGCTCGGAATCGGGGTCGACGCGCTCGCCGAGCGTCTCGCCCGCGCCCGCGCCCGGCTGGCCGAGACCCGGAGCGAGCGGCTGCTGCGCGCGGTCGCCGGCTTGGAGGCCCGCAGCCCCTTGGCGACGCTCGCCCGCGGCTACGCCATCGTCACCCGTTTGCAGGACGGCGCGATCGTGCGCGCGCCCGAGCAGGCCCCGTCCGGTACACGGATCGAGGCACGGCTCGCGCGGGGGCGCTTGATCGCGGTCGTCGAGTCCGAAAGCAGCGCCTGA